The Catharus ustulatus isolate bCatUst1 chromosome 16, bCatUst1.pri.v2, whole genome shotgun sequence genome window below encodes:
- the PRPSAP2 gene encoding phosphoribosyl pyrophosphate synthase-associated protein 2, whose amino-acid sequence MFCVPSTEIGAIMNITKGGLVLFSANSNSSCMELSKRIAERLGVEMGKVQVYQEPNRETRVQIQESVRGKDVFIIQTVSKDVNTTIMELLIMVYACKTSCAKSIIGVIPYFPYSKQCKMRKRGSIVSKLLASMMCKAGLTHLITMDLHQKEIQGFFNIPVDNLRASPFLLQYIQEEIPDYRNAVIVAKSPASAKRAQSFAERLRLGIAVIHGEAQDAESDMVDGRHSPPTAKYVAAIHPSLEIPMLIPKEKPPITVVGDVGGRIAIIVDDIIDDVDTFLAAAETLKERGAYKIFVMATHGLLSSDAPRLIEESAIDEVVVTNTIPHEIQKLQCPKIKTVDISMILSEAIRRIHNGESMSYLFRNIGVDD is encoded by the exons ATGTTTTGTGTGCCATCAACTGAAATTGGGGCCATCATGAATATCACCAAGGGTGGGCTGGTGCTGTTCTCAGCTAATTCCAATTCCTCCTGCATGGAGCTGTCCAAGAGGATTGCTGA GCGCCTGGGAGTTGAGATGGGGAAGGTTCAGGTTTATCAAGAGCCAAACAGAG AAACACGAGTGCAGATTCAGGAGTCTGTGAGAGGAAAGGATGTGTTTATCATCCAAACAGTTTCAAA GGATGTGAATACCACGATCATGGAGCTCCTGATCATGGTGTATGCCTGCAAAACCTCCTGTGCCAAAAGCATTATTGGAGTGATTCCTTACTTCCCCTACAGCAAACAGTGCAAGATGAGGAAAAGGGGCTCCATTGTCTCCAAATTGCTGGCCTCGATGATGTGCAAAGCTG gaCTAACTCATCTTATTACCATGGATCTACATCAGAAGGAAATTCAGGGTTTCTTCAATATTCCAGTTGATAACTTGAGAGCATCCCCATTTTTACTGCAGTACATCCAAGAAGAG ATACCAGACTACAGGAATGCTGTAATTGTGGCCAAATCTCCTGCATCTGCAAAGAG GGCACAGTCGTTTGCTGAGCGCTTGCGGTTGGGGATCGCCGTGATCCACGGGGAAGCTCAGGATGCCGAGTCTGACATGGTGGATGGGCGGCACTCCCCTCCTACAGCCAAATATGTAGCTGCTATCCACCCCAGCCTGGAGATCCCCA TGCTGATTCCCAAGGAAAAGCCACCCATCACAGTTGTTGGAGATGTGGGAGGAAGAATAGCTATCATTGTG GATGACATCATAGATGATGTTGACACCtttctggctgcagctgagaCCCTGAAGGAGAGAGGGGCCTACAAGATCTTTGTCATGGCCACCCATGGGCTGCTGTCCTCAGACGCTCCCCGGCTGATCGAGGAGTCTGCCATCGATGAA GTGGTGGTTACAAACACAATTCCACATGAAATACAAAAACTTCAGTGCCCTAAAATCAAGACTGTGGATATCAGCATGATCCTGTCAGAAGCCATTCGCAGGATCCATAATGGGGAGTCCATGTCCTACCTTTTCAGGAATATAGGAGTGGATGATTAA